AGGGCTTGGCCCTGGGAGGCTTGGGGAGTGTCCCGTACTGCTTGGGACCCATGGATCAGTGCTCGGCTCCAACCACCCAAAGCCCCCACCCGCCCTCAGTCTAGGCTCCCCCTGTAACGCCACGTTCttgctccccctccctctccaggTGGTAGAAGAAACCCAAGTCATCCTCCGAGAGTACGGCTTCCGCTTTGTGAGGCGAGGCCCCATCTTTgtgaaggggaagggggagctgCTGACCTTCTTCTTGAAGGGGCGGGATAAGCTAGCCACCTTCCCCAATGGCCCCTCTGTCACACTGCCCCACCAGGTGGTGGACAACTCCTGAATGGCCTCGAGCCTGCAACAGTCCAAACCGGAAGggagaatttattttttgaaactgaaGGAAGTCCCGACCTTCCTGGATTGAAGTGCACACTCATGGACTTTAGGTTTAGAAATCTCCTCAGCCTTCATTTGTTCGTGGATGTGTGAGCTCTGAGGGTGGCCCTGCTATTCCTCTGTGTGCCTGTAGTGTCCCCAGCATAGGGGTCTTAGGCATAGGGCTGAACAGTCCTTCCAGAGCCCTCGTTCCAATCCCTGCCGTCCTTGCCCCTGAGGGGCCCTGACCACTGTGAGCAGgagggtggcagagctgggacaaaGCTGCCTTTGCCGCTGGGCTTTCCGGGACTGTGGAGGGAGCACAGGCGGGGAAGCTCCACTTCAGACAGGGCTTGGTGGGGCAGGACATGGCTCCCATTTTGAAGGGAGGTCTCCATGTGGTCCGAGTGAGGTGAGACGGCCCTCGTCCTGGTGTTCCTGATCATCTTGAAAGGTTCTTCTGGAACTCCTGTCCCCTTAGTCATGAGAACAGAAAGTGCAATATTTCCTTTCACCTGGCAGGGGAGGGGGGatttatttctgaaagaaaaatatataaacagatcttctacatttatatttttaatcttctgTTAAATACACTTTCCAATATTGCCTTGCCTTTTGAGCTCTTGCTACAGTCGCCTTTGCTACTGCTTTAAGAGAATTTACAGGTATTGATAAAGAACAAGACTGttttattaaaagctttattCAACTTGAAAGTGATTGTGGAAATTCTGTTAATATCATCACTTATCTGAGGAGTGCTGGTACTTTGCTGACTCATGCCACTGGTCCCCACCACAGGCCTGGAAGGCAAGAGCTTGAAGGtctcatcatagctcactgtaccccGGAACGCCTGCTGCCTGGCCCTATCTGTCTCTTTTATTCTTAAACTTTCTTCTAAAGGGTACTCCAAGCTGGCTTTAGTCCCCTGCACTGTTCCTGGAGCTCTCCCACACGGAGGTTACTTCGTGGCCATTGCAGGGTTAAGTCTGAACGTGGCCTTGGGCCAGTCATGACTCCTGACTCCTATCTGTGCCTGGGCAAGGGAGGGCTACAGGAGAACCTGGTCAGCCAGACACACAGGTTTTCATATCTGTGAGTGACCCACACGCCAAGGAACCAGAGGTGCCAGCAGGTCAGAGGCCCATGGTTACGGCAAATCAGGACACTAACCGGAGAGCCTGCAGGAGAGGGAAGACCCGGGGGGCGCCTGAGTCCCCCTGAGTTTATGGGCAGATTTCTAACTAACTGTGCTTTTTCAGAGGGGACTTCCTAGTACATTCACAGCTCTACTAAACTTTTAGGAAACAAAATATGAGACACACTGAACCCTGATTATTTTATCCTACTGCTTTCTCACACCATATTTATAAAGCAGTGGCCTAGAATACACTGCGCCTAACCAAACACTGAAGAACTTCCTTTTCAAAAGTTTCAAacaggaaaatgaggaaaaattacTTAAAGCTTCCATAAAAGCTAAAAatactttccttttaaaaaaaaaaaaaaatattgggtCTTCCTTATTATCTTCATTAGTGAATGTgggttatttttccatttatttagatcagtgtttctcaacaGAATCAAGCTATTGCAGTTTGAGTGGAGTGCTACATTTCTGTGAGAGCCCTTTCtgaaaattttaggatttttggCATCTCTATTCCTGGCATTAAATTAGTAGCAGTTACTGTGACAACTTAATTGCCTGGTCTTTCCCAGAAGTTAATGCCCtcaataatttgatatttttccaTAAGTACTTCTTGAGTGATACACCTTTTTCAAAAAATGGCTTTTATTGCCCCACAAATGATTTTCAACTAAAATGTATGATCAACTAATACCTTTAAAAAACATCTTGAGCATTTTAAGAAGGGACCAGGCGATCATGGGAATTGTTCAAAAATGCCAGTGTCTATACTCAAACCTGCTCTTCCATCCAGATGAACAGGTAGGTGTCTGTTTTCATCAGAAGGGTGATGTACCCTTCATCAGACAGTACTACCCACCTGGTACTGTCTTCAGTACTGGTTACTTACCTCTGATGTGCTCCCAGTGCAGTGAAAACAATCTATTAGGAGACCAGACTCATATCcaacttttctccttttcttgtaAATGAGGCAAACACTTGATGCAAGGGCTTCGTACAGAACAGAGTTTCATGAGATGCTCGTTGCTCCTCCCATGAAGTGGATAATACTTCCACTCCTAAAAGAAAGATTCCATCAATCTCATTCAGTGCAGCTGGGGGAATCGCAGCCTGGATCACTGATATTCAATCTCATTCAGTGCAGCTGGGGGAATCGGAACCTGGATCACTGATATTCTGGACCCACTGGACccatacagcttttttttttttttttttttttttttttttttttttttttttggtctggactAAGGCTGCCCCTTACTGGACCAATGCAATCTAGAGACTGGGGACTTGAATCCAACTGCGCAGAGAAATCAAAGACCGATGGTGTGAAATCTGGGGCAGCTTCAAAATTTCTGCCTCCTAAAAACATTTCACCCAATTTTTCATTATTGCCCATGTCACATTTAACTGAAACAGGTTCACCAAAAAATCTCTCTCTCAGCCAGTCTGGAAGGATTTCCATTTAGAGACTGCTCCGTAGGGAGGAGTAAGTGTGTGCTGACGTGTCATGTCCATTTGTCTTCACAGTGAAATGAGTCTTCTGGCTCCATCCACCATAACTGACCCATGACTCAGCCTTATCATTAGGTGTCTTTCCTGAAGCAGGGCCCCCAGTGAAAACAAATCATAGGCTGCGAGAACACTGCTGAGGTGGGTGGGCAAAGGAGAAGGGAAAATGGGGACAATCATGTTTACCATTtacaaagaggaaggaaaagactGGTAGAAACAAGAATGTTCTATCTTACCGGTCTGagtaatgtatagtatataaacaGAGAAAGTGTCTCAAGAGGTCTACTTCATGGATTCTACCTATTTTCCCTGTTTCACTCAAATAAACTGGGATATGAGAATTTCTGCACTGAGGCACCCTTCTTACCTTGACATGTCACGGTGACGTCAGTGGGAAGAGTTGCTGTGAGGTCCTTATACAGCAATCTAGCACAGAACGGGAAGGACTGACCCCCTGGATCCAGTTTGTAAGTAAATGACAGCAAGTTACACAGTGGGTTTCTCTGCAAGGGCCCAGTCAGGAGGGCTGCAAAGTCACTCTAAGAGGGGTGAGGAACAAAACGAAGTAGAGGATGACTGCAGTTCCAAAGGTGGTGTTTACTGACCCTTCCATTATGTCAACCAAAAAGAGGCCCATCGATTACatttcagagaaataaatgagGGACAGAAAAAGGTCTGAAAAAAGGACTAATGAAAAAGATGCCTAAGATAACTAAGAGTCACTGGCAGCCTGGAAAGGCCTATAGGCCTAAATGGCCAGGGGTACAGCTTCGCAAGAGACTGTTTCTGCAAAAACTTCACTGACGTTACACGGCTAAGATGCTTCATGACTGCATCCACATTTCAATTTAAGTTAAATCTACAGCTGAGAGCTTCAGAGTTACTCCAAATCCATAGAGGGGGAAATGCTAAGCTTGTAGGAGGCACTTACAGCCTATTTGCATTAATTTCCTATCTACTTTTTTCACCCAACCTTAGCTCAACTGCAACCCAAAAAGGTAGGCTAGAGTTTAGGGGAAGATGGACAGCATTGTTCCATGGCACTGCAGAAACCTTTCTTCTCTAATGAGATCTATACCCAAGGTTCAGCAAGGCACTCGGTATGGTACATAGTAGGCACGCCATAAATCCCTGATGGATCAAAAGTATAGCAACTGCACTCTGTACAATCTTACGATAAAAGCTTGAAGACCACCATTCAGGGGTGCATAATCCTTTAACCAATACCCAAGCTTCAACGCCATCCagagtttcaaaagaaaagaggGTGGGATAGTGcttttatataaataagaaacaagCATCGGAAAGGTAATGGTCAAACTTCTAACTCACAGGaaacactgaaaatacaaaaaacatccCCCTTTTCCCCTTTTAAGTTGATCTTGGGCCCACGGATGAGGCATATAACATCCCAGAGAGATACCTGAAGCCGGTCTGCCTGGTACTTCCTCCCAGAGTAAGCATTCAGGTACTCGCAGAGACTGAACAGGAAGTGCTGGATGTTGGTCTGTAAATATTTTGCAGCTATCTCTTCCAGGGGAATGAAGACTGGGACTGAATGGTGATGTATCCGGAGTGGTTTCTGTATGACAAGGTCCACAAAATAGGAATCCAATAGGTTCCCCTCAAAAGCAGTACTGATGCAGACACAAACTCCTCGGCTGGTCAGTTTACCACTGAGGCCTGAGGCAAACAAGAAGACACCTCAATAGACAGCAGGCCAAGGTGATGTCTTACTCATCTGTGCCTCCAGTAGCTTCCACAGTGCCTAGAATATGTACactttgtacacaaatgtttgttCAATGAGTATCATAGGCTCACTCTTCCCCTTGGCTCCGGCTCACTTTGAGACTGAGTTGTTAAAACCATGGAAGaatggtaaaaatgaaaaaacatcctAAATGTCAAACtattgagaaatttttttttttttttttttttttttttgagatagggtttcactctgtcacccaggctggagtgcagtggcacgatctcagctcactgcaacctcaacttcctgggcttaaatcatcctcccatctcagcctcccaaacagctgggaccacaagcgcatgccacctcacctggctcatttttaaatttttagtagagatgaggtcttgctatgttgcccaggctggtctcgaactcctggactcaagtaatcctgcctcagccgcccaaagtgatgggattacaggcatgagcaaggccaaaaatttaatttatagctATTCTTTATTTCTGAGTGTGAAATAATTTGTCACAGTCCCCAGTTCTTCCCACAATTATCTTGTGGCATAGATGGGAGAATAAATCCCTATTTACGGTGAAACGGAGACTTGAAAAGTTCAAACTATTTCACTAGTAGCATAAAACAAGCCAGTAGTAAAGACAGTTCTAGTACAAGGTCTGGCACATGACGAACTGTTAAAATGAATGGAATAAGCCAGCCACCAACTCAGCTGCTGTACAAAGGGGCCAGTCAATCCTGTAGGTGAAGATAGGCCTACAAATAGCAcgtcagctgtgtgtgtgtgtgtgtgtgtgtgtgtgtgtgtgtgtgtgtgtgacagtgatGAGGGCAGAGGGTGTAAAATActataaattatgaaataattccAGGACTGATAACACATCTAGCAAACTAACTCACTAGAGGCAGACCCAGACTAAAttaggttaaaaaaacaaacaaaacctgtaaAATGATACGCCTGCAGAATGGCTTTCACATTTTCCAATTTCTCTTCCAATGCTTCTTGCTCATTGATCTCCACTGTTTGGTTGGGTTCTACATTGGCAATACATGCTTTCACCTGCAAGATATGCAGCAAATCAATCTTGGTACAAAGAGGTACACTACAACATCCCCGCCCTCACCCAACTGGATGAAAGCTAAATGCAAGGCACATGATATAATACATCAAGAAATGCTACAGTGGCCGGTCAGTTATTGCTATGAATTCACTGCAGAGGAAGAATCTCATGGGTCACAATGCCAGGAATCAGAAGTGGAGATTGTACAGGTCTGAAGAACAATTCGATTTTTGATGGGAATGGACAGGACTGAGAGAGCAGCAAGAAAAGGTTGTGTGGAAAGTCTAGGCTAAGCACAGGGTGGACAAAACAGGTGGCTGTGAAGAGGCAAGGCTGGGTAAGTTGTGCTTGGACAGTGTGGGGTTTCAAGTGCCAGGGCTCCAAGGCTTACGCTGCTAGCTATGGCCCAGCAGAAGGTACCAGGCTGACCCGCCCTCTGAGAACAACTATGCAAGCtggataaaataccaaaaagaaacaagcaagcaAAGAGAGCAAATGGTTTGAAGGCATTCCAGAAGGATCCAAATAGCCAGGATTGGAGAGTACTGACAAATGCTCTGAGCTGGCTTCCCTGCAGCCTCTGGCCTCAGAGCATTTCCTTATTCATATGCAAGGCACACTGGGCCACATAGAAAGGCATAAACTAGACTCCGCAGCAGTCTCATCCGGAACAAACACTGGACATTAATGGTATCAAAGCAGACTTTCTACGGGCCAAGATTCCATAGAAACGGGAACTCAACGTTCTGCTTGCAATCTTCCCTCCCGGCATTTGCTAATTCCTAAGCTGCACAGGTGTGACTGGGGACTGAGAAACCAAACGGAAAGAAGCTGCTAAAGGGGAAAAAGCCAAGCAGAGATTTTGCTAGAACAAAATGTGGATTTCAGGGCCTGCCAGGGAACAGGAGCCTTAATAGACCCATCTCCAACACACTCCCAAACTTTCAACTGAAGGTCCTAAAAAAAGCTAAGCCCTAGGAGTAAGGGAAACCGGAAATAGACCACCTCAACTGAATAAAGGTGATGTGCCCATACACGATCTACTTGCCAGAAAAACACTAAAATTTCCTCTGGAGGAAGATAACATACTCAGAACccatatatttttccttctttctttcttttttccagacagagttttgctgttacccaggctggagtgcaatggcacaatctcggctcactgcaacctccgcctcccgggttcaagccattctcctccctcagcctcccgagtagctgggattacaggtgtgcgccaccacgcctcgctaatttttgtatttttagtagagacagggtttcaccatgttggccagacaggtcttgaactcctgacgttagatgatccacccgccttggcctcccaaagtgttgggattacaggcgtgagccacagcacctgaccTCCGTATATTTTTTCATACACAATACTCatcattgaattaaaaaaaaaaaaaaaaaaaaaaaactacaggcataccaggaaagagaaacagatgACTGAAAgccaagaggaaaaagaagacaaCAGAACGGATGCCAAGGGATTCAGCTATTTGAATAATGGGGCATGGCCATTAAAACAGGCTGAAAGATGGAAACCCAGACCAAAGAGCTGGAATCTATACAGAAAAGAATGAGACAGAAATCTTAGAACCAAAAAAATACAGTAACTCAAATTAGAATTTTAATAGATTTAAAAGCCAACTAGACAAATAAGATCTTACGTGGAGTGGAAAATAGGCATATTTTCATATCCAGATTaaagcacagagaaaaaaataagattagaaaATTACTAAGACATAggtcacagaaaacaaaaacaaaaacacccataCATGGGAGCcccagaaatagagaaaaactgaGAAGATGCACTATTTAAAGAGATATTGGCCAATGTTgtaaaatagatgaaaaacatCAATTAAAGAAGCTTTACAAGCACCaaacaggataaaaaaaaaaatcatgcttagCCACATTGATCTAAAATTGctaaaaaccaaagacaaagaaaatcttAAGCCCGAAGAAAAAGACATATTATATTCACAAACAGAAGATTAACACCTGACTAATAAGGCCAAAACTTCACACCTGACAAGATACTATGGCCCTAGAACACAACAGAATGATATaaagtttgaaagaaaataaattctaatatCTAATTATATACTCACCAAATatactcttaaaaaataaaaaacatagtgAAATAAAGATGTCTTCAGACAAACAAATATGGAGATTTTACTGCCAGCAATACCAAAAGAAGTACCAAAAGGAGCTActtaactgaaagaaaataatcgCAGATGGAAATGTGAAAATGAAGAGCACTGAAAGGGTAAATATATGTCTAACGCTAAAGGAATGTTGACTATACGTGAcaaataagacaataaaatactatgGTAGATTGAGATCCAAATAGATCAGTAATCACATTAAAAGTTCATGGacttgccaggcgcggtggctcacacctgtaattccagcactttgggaggccaaagcgggcagatcatgaggtcaggagttcgagaccagactggccaacatggtgaaaccccgtctctactaaaaatacaaaaaaattggccgggcgcagtggctcacgcctgtaatcccagcattttaggaggccgaggcaggtggatcacgaggtca
This genomic window from Pan troglodytes isolate AG18354 chromosome 12, NHGRI_mPanTro3-v2.0_pri, whole genome shotgun sequence contains:
- the CENPO gene encoding centromere protein O isoform X2: MAGILASGLGVLAHLERLETQVSRSHKQSEELQSVQAQEGALGTKIHKLRRLRDELRAAVRHRRASVKACIANVEPNQTVEINEQEALEEKLENVKAILQAYHFTGLSGKLTSRGVCVCISTAFEGNLLDSYFVDLVIQKPLRIHHHSVPVFIPLEEIAAKYLQTNIQHFLFSLCEYLNAYSGRKYQADRLQSDFAALLTGPLQRNPLCNLLSFTYKLDPGGQSFPFCARLLYKDLTATLPTDVTVTCQGVEVLSTSWEEQRASHETLFCTKPLHQVFASFTRKGEKLDMSLVS
- the CENPO gene encoding centromere protein O isoform X1, whose protein sequence is MEQANPLRPDGESKGGVLAHLERLETQVSRSHKQSEELQSVQAQEGALGTKIHKLRRLRDELRAAVRHRRASVKACIANVEPNQTVEINEQEALEEKLENVKAILQAYHFTGLSGKLTSRGVCVCISTAFEGNLLDSYFVDLVIQKPLRIHHHSVPVFIPLEEIAAKYLQTNIQHFLFSLCEYLNAYSGRKYQADRLQSDFAALLTGPLQRNPLCNLLSFTYKLDPGGQSFPFCARLLYKDLTATLPTDVTVTCQGVEVLSTSWEEQRASHETLFCTKPLHQVFASFTRKGEKLDMSLVS